One region of Chryseobacterium sp. C-71 genomic DNA includes:
- a CDS encoding ADP-ribosylglycohydrolase family protein: MLTNKLLLTSKSLTGLSIGDAFGESFFGEESLMKTYIHQKILPETSLDFTDDTIMAIAVFKSLGKFGVINQEFLAEEFTKNYFLDIKRGYGPSMHQYFRAVKSGENWKEVSYSKFEGQGSMGNGGAMRASVIGAHFYDDLNQLKINAELSCEVTHANKEAIEGTKAIALAAAFAIQEKLGIKKYSQEEFIQKIQDELNDSDMKSKLNKVIHLNGNPSIELLVKTLGNGIKMTAQDTVPLVIWMLSRYRNNFEECLWNTVSALGDRDTTCAMAAGISILCCDENSIPDWKENIENWRKSRFYEN, from the coding sequence ATGTTAACAAATAAACTCTTACTTACTTCAAAATCCCTCACAGGACTTTCCATTGGTGATGCTTTTGGAGAAAGTTTTTTCGGAGAAGAAAGCTTAATGAAAACATATATTCATCAAAAAATTCTTCCTGAAACTTCTCTTGACTTTACAGACGACACAATTATGGCAATTGCTGTTTTCAAATCTTTGGGAAAATTTGGCGTGATTAATCAGGAGTTTCTTGCAGAAGAGTTTACAAAAAACTATTTTTTAGATATCAAAAGAGGGTATGGACCTTCAATGCATCAATATTTTAGAGCTGTAAAAAGCGGAGAAAACTGGAAAGAAGTTTCTTATTCAAAATTTGAAGGACAGGGCTCGATGGGAAATGGCGGTGCAATGAGAGCTTCTGTGATTGGGGCACACTTTTATGATGATTTGAATCAACTTAAAATCAATGCAGAACTATCCTGTGAAGTGACTCACGCAAATAAAGAAGCGATAGAAGGAACAAAAGCAATTGCTTTGGCTGCAGCTTTTGCGATTCAGGAAAAGTTAGGAATTAAAAAATATTCTCAGGAAGAATTTATTCAAAAAATCCAGGATGAATTAAATGATTCTGATATGAAAAGTAAGCTTAATAAAGTTATTCACTTAAATGGAAATCCAAGTATTGAACTGCTGGTAAAAACATTAGGAAATGGAATTAAAATGACCGCTCAAGATACAGTTCCACTTGTCATTTGGATGCTTTCGAGATATAGAAATAATTTTGAAGAATGTCTTTGGAATACAGTTTCTGCATTGGGAGACAGAGATACAACCTGTGCAATGGCGGCAGGAATAAGTATTTTATGCTGCGATGAAAATTCAATCCCAGATTGGAAGGAGAATATTGAAAATTGGAGAAAAAGCAGATTTTATGAAAATTGA
- a CDS encoding NAD-dependent deacylase, whose amino-acid sequence MKKLTILSGAGISAESGIKTFRDGDGLWENHSITDVASPEGWRKDREMVLEFYNQRRRQLHEVEPNDAHKLIADLEKYFEVQIITQNIDDLHERAGSKNIIHLHGELFKSCSCNNKSLIYEQKDDIKIGDKAEDGAQLRPFIVWFGEDVPLMKEATKKAKEADIFLVIGTSLQVYPAAGLLHDIKDDCLLIVINPNETGFGYGQRAVVMKETATKGMKLLFDKLVNLA is encoded by the coding sequence ATGAAAAAACTAACCATATTAAGCGGTGCCGGAATCAGTGCCGAAAGCGGAATAAAAACATTCAGAGACGGAGATGGTCTTTGGGAAAATCATAGTATAACCGATGTGGCGAGTCCGGAAGGCTGGAGAAAAGACAGAGAAATGGTTCTTGAATTTTACAACCAGAGACGCCGCCAGCTTCACGAAGTAGAACCCAATGATGCACACAAACTGATTGCCGATTTAGAAAAATATTTCGAAGTTCAAATTATCACTCAAAACATCGATGATTTACACGAAAGAGCGGGTTCAAAAAATATCATTCACCTTCACGGCGAATTGTTTAAATCTTGTTCGTGCAATAATAAAAGTTTGATCTACGAACAAAAAGACGACATCAAAATCGGAGATAAAGCAGAAGACGGAGCGCAATTGCGTCCTTTCATTGTTTGGTTCGGGGAAGACGTTCCTTTGATGAAAGAAGCAACAAAAAAAGCAAAAGAAGCCGATATTTTCTTGGTAATCGGAACGTCTTTGCAAGTTTATCCTGCTGCAGGATTGCTTCACGACATCAAAGATGATTGTCTGTTGATTGTAATCAATCCCAACGAAACAGGCTTCGGATACGGACAAAGAGCGGTTGTCATGAAAGAAACCGCAACAAAAGGAATGAAACTGTTGTTTGATAAATTAGTAAATCTAGCCTGA
- a CDS encoding metallophosphoesterase gives MKRTLAIGDIHGGFKALKQVLERAHVTENDTLIFLGDYVDGWSESSQIIQFLIKLSEKQECIFIKGNHDAWTEDWLSFGTAPDVWLFNGGQSTVDSYSDYSLEDLEIHLEFFQRMKNYYVDEENRLFIHAGYSSMHGPEREVYTSNDRWDRTLWETAVAMDKKLEKNSELYPKRLLLYKEIFIGHTPTLHLGIKEPLNKANIWNLDTGAAFTGSLTIMDVETKEFWQSDSLPSLYFGEKGRNNDNVKIKK, from the coding sequence ATGAAAAGAACATTAGCTATAGGCGACATTCACGGCGGATTCAAAGCTTTGAAACAAGTTTTGGAAAGAGCCCATGTTACCGAAAATGACACCTTAATTTTCCTCGGAGATTATGTCGATGGTTGGAGCGAATCTTCTCAAATCATCCAATTTTTAATAAAACTTTCCGAAAAACAGGAATGTATTTTCATTAAAGGAAATCATGATGCTTGGACGGAAGATTGGCTTTCATTCGGAACTGCTCCTGATGTCTGGCTTTTTAATGGTGGGCAAAGTACGGTTGACAGTTATTCCGATTATTCTTTAGAAGATTTGGAAATTCATTTGGAGTTTTTTCAGCGGATGAAAAATTATTATGTTGACGAAGAAAACCGTTTGTTTATTCACGCCGGTTATTCTTCTATGCACGGACCAGAAAGGGAAGTCTATACAAGTAATGATCGTTGGGACAGAACACTTTGGGAAACTGCAGTAGCAATGGATAAGAAATTAGAAAAAAATTCAGAATTATATCCGAAAAGACTGCTTTTATATAAAGAAATTTTCATCGGACATACACCGACTTTACATCTAGGAATTAAAGAACCTCTCAACAAAGCCAATATCTGGAATCTTGATACAGGAGCAGCTTTCACGGGTTCATTAACGATCATGGATGTTGAAACGAAAGAATTTTGGCAGAGTGATTCGCTTCCGAGTTTATATTTTGGTGAAAAAGGAAGAAATAATGATAATGTTAAGATAAAAAAATAA
- a CDS encoding DinB family protein, which translates to MDTLKQLRDELEAEYQTTKKFFEIYPEDKNEYSPHPKSMKMAHLATHIAEIFGWAGFMLNSSEVDLAQGGMQPKLLTTKEDLLKVLGDNYKSSKEALEKAKEEDLEPSWYLKNDGQTLSSWTKYGAIRHGLSQITHHRAQLGVYYRLNDIQLPGSYGPTADLQGF; encoded by the coding sequence ATGGACACTTTAAAACAATTAAGAGATGAACTCGAAGCCGAGTATCAGACGACAAAGAAGTTTTTTGAAATTTATCCAGAAGACAAAAATGAGTACAGCCCGCATCCTAAAAGCATGAAAATGGCACATCTTGCCACCCATATTGCGGAAATTTTTGGCTGGGCAGGTTTTATGCTCAATAGTTCTGAAGTAGATTTAGCTCAAGGCGGAATGCAGCCGAAACTATTAACGACAAAAGAAGATTTGCTTAAAGTTTTGGGAGACAATTACAAATCTAGCAAAGAAGCTTTAGAAAAAGCAAAAGAAGAAGATCTTGAGCCAAGCTGGTATTTAAAAAATGACGGACAAACACTTTCTTCCTGGACGAAATACGGTGCTATACGCCATGGTTTAAGCCAAATTACTCATCACCGAGCGCAGTTGGGAGTTTATTACCGATTAAATGATATTCAGCTGCCGGGAAGTTATGGCCCGACTGCGGATTTGCAAGGCTTTTAA
- a CDS encoding TonB-dependent receptor yields the protein MNRKISLFLMVFFSVIAFAQKTVSGKITDEDGVAIPSASVTVEEPGKDAILAYGITNSKGEYKVTFTSAESNVDLKVKAFNQKPLTKQISNSDQTLTFKMQSEATEIKEVQLKTKMITSRGDTIAYDLKAFDSKNDRTLADVMKKIPGIEVNADGSILYQGNAINKFYVNGKDLMEGGYGTINNSLPKDAVQKVEVLENHQPVKMLQGKIPSDAAAINIKLKNSVTMTGRGEVGTGFGDPWLWNVKLTPMFFGQKSQWVVNYKTNNVGEQVENEGNIIGFGSSWEGRRGNASQNNWLDVENSQTPNLPVRRYLFNNVHYLSANYLTNIDKKKEWELKANANYTNNSVEREDNVETVYAGTEAQAGSTITTTTRNNFFTDKLKGELIFTKNAKKGFFKNVTTFSQFWNADRALATRVGRVGDQSLQSPTSSFQNSLSTIIPWKEKMVNLKSYINYQDDSQTLTISPANYLQFPYLLPKANTSDPDEFGIINFAPGTRAVQDFRIKTLDTSHSANISFTTKGWTFTPQVGIDFSTDKLSTNFEGLAIPNPLIPNDVQPDFSSSVYENNLKFTELVPSASVGINYKSDSWSIFANVPVNFNSIKAEDDLRGVSKSLNKTTFTPNAFVQYSFASFWKASLNGNISNNFGDIQTAYAGYMLSSPAGFNVMDANNPIPEINTKSVGSRIEYRNPLNNLFFNVNYRISDTSRNLLSSPVLDRTTGFTLIQYRNQENSSQSNSFSGEIGKYFPKFKTNLSVNYRNSDTVSDAFLDNTQYESQNNSQSYGLKFNNTYFSWMSIDYNLSMSRNKQENVGLPNGGRLATNKGFNHNLAAFLYPLENHTIGFNWDQVNSSDGERKFDNAFFDLSYQYTWSKKKIDFELKWMNIANRRVFETYDILASQNAVRYTRIQLRPSQVMLTVKFNFK from the coding sequence ATGAACAGAAAAATTTCCTTATTTCTCATGGTATTTTTCTCAGTCATTGCTTTCGCGCAGAAAACAGTTTCCGGGAAAATCACAGATGAAGACGGTGTGGCAATCCCAAGTGCCAGTGTAACGGTAGAAGAGCCCGGCAAAGATGCCATCCTTGCATACGGAATTACCAATTCTAAAGGAGAATATAAGGTGACATTCACGTCTGCAGAATCTAATGTAGACCTGAAAGTTAAAGCTTTTAACCAAAAACCTTTAACAAAACAAATCTCAAACAGCGATCAGACTTTGACGTTCAAAATGCAGTCTGAGGCAACAGAAATCAAAGAAGTTCAGCTGAAAACCAAGATGATTACCTCAAGAGGTGATACTATTGCTTATGATCTGAAAGCCTTTGACAGCAAAAACGACCGTACTTTGGCAGACGTCATGAAGAAAATTCCGGGAATTGAAGTGAACGCAGACGGTTCTATTCTTTATCAGGGAAATGCCATCAACAAATTCTATGTCAACGGAAAAGATTTAATGGAAGGAGGTTACGGAACGATTAACAATTCGCTTCCAAAAGATGCGGTACAAAAAGTTGAGGTTCTTGAAAACCACCAGCCTGTAAAAATGCTTCAGGGGAAAATTCCTTCAGATGCAGCTGCAATTAATATTAAACTTAAAAATTCTGTAACGATGACAGGGCGAGGCGAAGTAGGAACCGGTTTCGGAGATCCTTGGCTTTGGAATGTGAAATTAACACCAATGTTTTTTGGTCAGAAAAGCCAATGGGTAGTTAACTATAAGACAAACAATGTTGGTGAACAGGTAGAAAATGAAGGAAATATCATCGGTTTCGGAAGCAGCTGGGAAGGCAGAAGAGGAAATGCTTCGCAGAATAATTGGTTGGACGTAGAAAATTCACAAACGCCAAATTTGCCAGTGAGAAGATATTTATTTAATAATGTTCATTATTTATCAGCAAATTATCTTACTAATATTGATAAGAAAAAAGAGTGGGAACTTAAGGCAAACGCAAATTATACAAACAATTCTGTCGAGAGAGAAGATAATGTAGAAACTGTTTACGCGGGAACAGAAGCTCAGGCAGGATCTACAATCACAACAACTACTAGAAATAACTTTTTTACAGACAAATTAAAAGGAGAATTAATTTTCACCAAAAATGCTAAAAAAGGTTTTTTCAAAAACGTAACTACTTTCTCACAATTCTGGAATGCTGACCGGGCATTGGCAACAAGAGTAGGTCGAGTAGGTGATCAGTCATTACAATCTCCAACATCTTCTTTTCAGAACTCTTTAAGTACAATTATACCTTGGAAAGAAAAGATGGTTAACTTAAAATCTTATATCAATTATCAAGATGATAGTCAGACTTTAACCATTTCTCCTGCGAATTATTTACAGTTTCCTTATTTGCTTCCAAAAGCTAATACAAGTGACCCAGACGAATTCGGAATCATAAATTTTGCACCGGGAACCAGAGCAGTACAGGATTTCAGAATTAAAACTTTAGATACTTCACACTCTGCTAACATCAGCTTTACAACAAAAGGATGGACATTTACACCTCAAGTAGGAATAGATTTTTCTACGGATAAATTATCTACAAATTTTGAAGGTTTGGCTATTCCTAACCCTCTTATACCTAATGATGTTCAGCCAGATTTCAGCAGTTCAGTTTATGAGAATAATTTGAAATTTACTGAACTTGTACCGTCGGCGTCTGTAGGTATTAATTATAAAAGCGATTCATGGAGTATTTTTGCGAATGTACCTGTGAATTTTAACAGTATAAAAGCTGAAGACGACTTGAGAGGTGTTTCAAAATCTCTTAATAAAACTACATTTACTCCAAATGCTTTTGTACAATACAGCTTTGCTTCTTTTTGGAAAGCCAGTTTAAATGGAAATATCAGTAATAATTTTGGAGATATTCAAACAGCTTATGCAGGTTATATGTTATCAAGTCCTGCTGGATTCAATGTAATGGATGCGAATAATCCTATCCCGGAAATTAATACCAAAAGTGTTGGATCTAGAATTGAATATAGAAATCCGTTAAACAACTTGTTTTTTAATGTAAATTATAGAATAAGTGATACCAGCAGAAACTTGTTGTCATCTCCTGTTTTAGATAGAACTACAGGATTTACTTTGATACAATATAGAAATCAAGAGAATTCATCACAAAGTAACAGCTTTAGTGGAGAAATTGGTAAATACTTTCCAAAATTTAAAACCAATTTATCTGTAAATTACAGAAATTCAGACACTGTTTCAGATGCTTTCTTAGATAATACACAATATGAAAGTCAAAATAACAGTCAGTCTTATGGGTTAAAATTTAATAATACGTATTTCAGCTGGATGAGTATTGATTATAATCTAAGTATGTCTCGTAACAAGCAGGAAAACGTAGGTCTTCCAAATGGCGGAAGGTTGGCCACAAATAAAGGTTTTAATCATAATTTAGCTGCGTTCCTGTATCCGTTGGAAAACCATACAATAGGATTTAATTGGGATCAGGTAAATTCTAGTGATGGCGAAAGAAAGTTTGATAATGCATTTTTTGATCTTTCATATCAGTATACATGGTCAAAGAAAAAAATTGATTTTGAATTGAAATGGATGAATATTGCTAACAGAAGAGTGTTTGAAACGTATGATATCTTAGCATCTCAGAATGCAGTACGATACACAAGAATACAGCTGAGACCTAGCCAGGTTATGCTGACGGTAAAATTCAACTTCAAATAA
- a CDS encoding cupin-like domain-containing protein encodes MGVILKPIDIVDDITQEEFREKYLIPRKPVVIKNMAKKWPAYQKWTMDYVKEVVGDITVPLYDSAKADPSAPINTPTTEMKFADYIDLIQREPTDLRIFFFDPIKHASKLLDEYIPPKELMGGFLDKYPSMFFGGQGSVTFLHFDIDLAHIFHTHFNGRKHVLLFEYKWKDRLYKLPYATYALEDFDISNPDFEKFPALDGVEGIECFLEHGDTLFMPTGWWHWMKYLDGSFSLSLRAWDKSWAVKANSLWNLTVQRNFDNFMKGRYKKRYMDWKEKKAVERANYALKKGLPKK; translated from the coding sequence ATGGGGGTTATTCTAAAACCTATAGATATTGTTGACGATATTACTCAGGAAGAGTTCCGCGAGAAATATCTGATCCCAAGAAAACCGGTAGTGATAAAAAATATGGCCAAAAAATGGCCAGCCTATCAAAAATGGACGATGGATTATGTGAAAGAAGTGGTAGGAGACATTACCGTTCCTCTTTACGACAGCGCAAAGGCAGATCCTTCAGCTCCCATCAATACGCCGACTACCGAAATGAAATTTGCAGATTATATAGATCTCATCCAAAGAGAACCTACCGATCTACGAATTTTCTTTTTTGATCCAATCAAACATGCCTCAAAATTACTTGATGAGTACATCCCTCCGAAAGAATTGATGGGTGGTTTTCTGGATAAATATCCATCGATGTTTTTTGGAGGTCAAGGTTCTGTAACATTTTTACATTTCGATATCGATTTAGCACATATTTTCCACACCCACTTTAACGGAAGAAAGCATGTTTTGCTTTTTGAATACAAATGGAAAGACAGACTGTATAAGCTTCCTTATGCCACATATGCTTTGGAGGATTTTGATATTTCCAATCCTGATTTTGAAAAATTTCCGGCATTGGATGGCGTAGAAGGTATTGAATGTTTTCTAGAGCACGGTGATACGCTATTTATGCCAACAGGATGGTGGCACTGGATGAAATATCTTGACGGAAGTTTCTCGCTATCTCTTCGTGCATGGGACAAATCTTGGGCGGTGAAAGCCAACTCGCTTTGGAATCTGACCGTTCAGAGAAATTTTGACAATTTCATGAAAGGTCGTTACAAAAAACGCTACATGGACTGGAAAGAGAAAAAAGCCGTTGAAAGAGCTAATTATGCTTTGAAAAAAGGTTTGCCTAAAAAATAG
- a CDS encoding RNA 2'-phosphotransferase, which produces MKKKIKQFLSYVLRHHPELIDLTLDENGWANVDELITKSKRDSYQGFTFEELDEIVETNDKKRFIFNEDKTRIRASQGHSIDINLDLIPQQPPAFLYHGTAQNNVESILEKGIEKRNRQHVHLSIDKETATNVGMRHGKPIILTISTGKMFEDGIEFYLSENEVWLTDFVEAKYISR; this is translated from the coding sequence ATAAAAAAAAAAATTAAGCAATTCCTGAGCTACGTTCTCAGACATCATCCTGAACTCATTGATTTAACGTTAGATGAAAATGGATGGGCAAATGTTGATGAGTTAATCACAAAATCAAAAAGAGATTCTTATCAGGGTTTTACCTTTGAAGAACTCGATGAAATTGTGGAAACCAATGATAAAAAACGCTTTATTTTTAATGAAGATAAAACAAGAATCAGAGCCAGCCAGGGACATTCTATTGATATTAATCTGGATTTAATTCCACAGCAGCCGCCCGCATTTTTGTATCACGGAACGGCGCAGAACAATGTCGAATCAATTTTAGAAAAAGGAATTGAAAAAAGAAACCGGCAACACGTTCATTTAAGCATCGATAAAGAAACCGCAACCAACGTTGGAATGCGCCACGGAAAACCAATTATTCTCACGATAAGCACAGGAAAAATGTTTGAAGACGGAATAGAATTTTATCTTTCGGAAAATGAAGTTTGGCTGACAGATTTTGTGGAAGCAAAATATATTTCAAGATGA
- a CDS encoding DUF4291 domain-containing protein, translating to MKEFKLKKYKEQLEDWPQKGHHIMAQYDDEKIIVYQSYRKEIGEFAVKNQYFGGAFSLERMTWIKPNFLWMMYRNVWGTKEGQEYVLAIHLKMDALKRYLENAVYSTYNDRLGISREEWQDQVKESSVRLQWDPDHDPFGKKLERRAIQIGLRNEFTRSFSKEDIILIQDISGFVKEQHQFVLNNDLENLMIPEEKPLLFDDEKLNKKLRLKC from the coding sequence ATGAAGGAATTTAAATTAAAAAAATATAAAGAACAACTAGAAGATTGGCCTCAAAAAGGGCATCACATCATGGCTCAATATGATGATGAGAAAATCATTGTTTATCAGTCATATCGAAAAGAAATTGGTGAATTTGCAGTTAAGAATCAATATTTTGGCGGAGCATTCAGCTTAGAAAGAATGACTTGGATAAAACCAAATTTTCTTTGGATGATGTACCGAAACGTTTGGGGAACGAAGGAGGGTCAGGAATATGTTTTAGCGATTCATTTAAAAATGGATGCTTTAAAAAGATATCTCGAAAATGCAGTTTATTCAACTTACAACGACAGATTGGGAATTTCTAGAGAAGAATGGCAAGATCAGGTAAAAGAATCTTCTGTAAGGTTGCAATGGGATCCAGATCACGATCCTTTTGGAAAAAAACTGGAAAGGAGAGCAATTCAGATTGGTTTGAGAAATGAATTTACTCGTTCTTTTTCCAAAGAAGATATTATTCTGATTCAAGATATTTCAGGTTTTGTGAAAGAGCAACATCAGTTTGTTTTGAATAATGATTTGGAAAACTTAATGATTCCAGAAGAGAAACCATTATTGTTTGATGATGAAAAATTAAATAAGAAATTAAGATTAAAATGTTAA
- a CDS encoding helix-turn-helix transcriptional regulator produces MGIGTNLKRLRNKTKYSNQDIADLLGIDRNTYANWESETTDIKSQYIPKLADIFNVKIQDLFDDDRKVEISNNTFDNKDNSVGLIIFNISDKAVIDNFNSKLEELIKGLKP; encoded by the coding sequence ATGGGAATAGGAACGAATCTTAAAAGACTAAGAAATAAAACAAAATACTCTAATCAAGATATTGCAGACCTTTTGGGTATTGATAGAAATACCTATGCAAATTGGGAAAGTGAGACTACAGATATTAAATCTCAATACATCCCAAAATTAGCCGATATTTTCAACGTGAAAATTCAGGATCTCTTTGACGATGATAGAAAAGTAGAAATTTCCAATAACACTTTTGACAACAAGGACAACTCTGTTGGTTTAATTATTTTTAACATTTCTGATAAAGCTGTAATAGATAATTTTAATTCTAAACTTGAAGAATTGATTAAAGGTCTAAAACCATAA
- a CDS encoding GIY-YIG nuclease family protein encodes MIEYSEGIYTFYVYILTNKKRTVLYTGVTNNLHKRLSQHQSKANPNSFSAKYNLEFLIYYEKFGWIHQAIEREKEIKDLSRDKKLEIIRSQNPNLEFFNHLFISH; translated from the coding sequence ATGATTGAATATTCAGAAGGTATTTATACATTCTATGTTTATATCCTTACCAATAAAAAACGAACTGTTCTGTACACAGGTGTTACAAACAATCTTCATAAAAGGCTATCTCAGCATCAATCTAAAGCAAACCCAAACAGCTTTTCAGCAAAATACAATCTAGAATTTTTGATTTACTATGAAAAATTTGGGTGGATTCATCAAGCAATTGAAAGAGAAAAAGAAATTAAAGACTTATCTCGAGATAAAAAACTAGAAATAATAAGATCTCAAAATCCAAATTTAGAGTTTTTCAATCATCTATTTATATCTCATTAG
- a CDS encoding GLPGLI family protein yields MKKYFVFCLIFWLCIDIKSQEIEFEPLIKATYNSSLKYGSNFRVNQTFILFGNTKDYYFAGYKNYMKDTGQEEAPKKGSGITLTVADYFQERIIKKNGVTNMFGMFRDEKLLYEENVALKWVLYDDTKIINGIKCQMAAINKYGRRWIAYFSIEHSIPIGPYKFTGLPGLIFEIYDTRDDYHFTLIKLEKHTDDFEFNLKGYKKFNKKDFLKASYNLEFTTSGFPMDADMRKEFEGILEAKKKRYNNPLELKPFE; encoded by the coding sequence ATGAAAAAATACTTTGTATTTTGTTTAATATTTTGGTTGTGTATAGATATCAAAAGTCAAGAAATAGAATTTGAACCACTAATTAAAGCTACATATAATAGCTCTTTAAAATATGGTTCAAACTTTCGTGTAAATCAAACATTTATTTTATTTGGGAATACGAAAGATTATTATTTTGCAGGTTATAAAAACTATATGAAGGATACAGGGCAGGAAGAGGCACCTAAAAAAGGTAGTGGAATCACTCTTACTGTAGCCGATTATTTTCAGGAAAGAATCATTAAAAAAAACGGAGTAACAAATATGTTCGGTATGTTTAGAGATGAAAAGTTGTTGTATGAAGAAAATGTTGCATTAAAATGGGTACTTTATGATGATACAAAAATTATCAATGGTATAAAATGCCAAATGGCAGCAATTAATAAATATGGGAGAAGATGGATTGCCTATTTTTCTATCGAGCACTCTATACCGATAGGTCCGTACAAATTTACAGGTTTACCCGGATTGATATTTGAAATCTATGATACAAGAGATGATTATCATTTTACATTAATTAAACTCGAAAAACATACTGATGATTTTGAGTTTAATCTTAAAGGATACAAGAAGTTTAATAAAAAAGATTTTTTAAAGGCGTCCTATAATTTAGAATTTACTACTTCAGGATTCCCAATGGACGCTGATATGAGAAAAGAATTTGAAGGTATATTAGAAGCTAAAAAGAAAAGATATAACAACCCTTTAGAACTAAAACCATTTGAATAA
- a CDS encoding ADP-ribosylglycohydrolase family protein: protein MENSVKAGIFGVCVGDALGVPVEFRTRDELKSSPVIGMRAFGTHQQPKGTWSDDGSLTLCLAEQLVRDYNLEKIAQSFVKWKNYGHWTPHGSVFDIGIATSHAINRISKGTPPTLCGGTSESDNGNGSLMRILPLLFYIKDLSIEERFNKVKEVSSITHGHIRSVLACFIYLEFALEILREKDKWEAYRSMQEKVVNFLDHNPICSQEEMDKFHRILELKVGDYELAPLNRLQEEDISSSGYVLASLEASLWCLLTTDSYSEAVLKAVNLGYDTDTIGAITGGVAGIYYGFENIPEEWIAELVRKEDIENLCNKLEKKIMK from the coding sequence ATGGAAAATAGTGTAAAAGCCGGAATTTTCGGAGTTTGCGTTGGCGATGCTTTGGGCGTTCCGGTGGAATTTCGAACCAGAGATGAATTAAAAAGTTCGCCAGTTATCGGCATGAGAGCTTTTGGGACACATCAGCAACCAAAAGGAACCTGGAGTGACGATGGTTCTTTAACTCTTTGTCTCGCCGAGCAATTAGTCAGAGATTATAATCTTGAAAAGATAGCACAGAGTTTTGTTAAATGGAAAAACTATGGACATTGGACTCCTCACGGAAGTGTTTTCGATATTGGAATTGCAACTTCACATGCCATTAATAGAATCAGCAAAGGAACCCCACCGACTCTGTGTGGCGGAACTTCGGAATCTGATAATGGAAATGGTTCGTTAATGAGAATATTGCCTCTGTTATTTTACATTAAAGATTTATCAATTGAAGAACGTTTTAATAAAGTGAAAGAAGTTTCGAGCATTACACACGGGCACATTCGTTCTGTTTTAGCTTGTTTTATTTATCTGGAATTTGCCTTGGAAATATTGAGAGAAAAAGATAAATGGGAAGCTTACAGAAGTATGCAGGAAAAGGTTGTGAACTTTTTGGATCATAATCCCATATGTTCTCAGGAAGAAATGGATAAGTTTCATAGAATTTTAGAATTGAAAGTTGGCGATTATGAGTTAGCACCTTTAAATAGATTACAAGAAGAGGACATTAGTTCTTCAGGCTACGTTCTTGCAAGTTTAGAAGCTTCTCTATGGTGTCTGCTCACCACTGATAGCTATTCTGAGGCAGTTTTAAAAGCTGTCAATTTAGGCTATGATACTGACACCATAGGAGCAATTACAGGTGGAGTTGCCGGAATTTATTATGGTTTTGAAAATATTCCTGAAGAATGGATTGCTGAATTAGTGAGGAAGGAGGATATTGAAAACTTATGTAATAAATTAGAGAAAAAAATAATGAAATAA
- a CDS encoding O-acetyl-ADP-ribose deacetylase produces the protein MKIELIKADITKIKTDAIVNAANSSLLGGGGVDGAIHRAGGSQILDECKEIRNRQGKCKTGEAVKTTAGNLPAKYVIHTVGPIWNNDEEKCSQLLANCYRNSLKLAESLDVKTISFPNISTGVYRFPKELAAKIAVEIVKNFKSDIVEKVIFVCFDGENEEIYKKLLE, from the coding sequence ATGAAAATTGAATTAATAAAAGCCGACATCACCAAAATAAAAACAGACGCCATCGTCAATGCTGCCAATTCTTCATTACTTGGTGGAGGCGGAGTTGACGGTGCTATTCATCGTGCTGGAGGATCACAGATTTTGGACGAATGCAAAGAAATCAGAAACCGACAGGGAAAATGTAAAACGGGAGAAGCTGTAAAAACAACGGCCGGAAATCTTCCCGCAAAATATGTAATTCATACGGTCGGACCTATTTGGAATAACGATGAAGAAAAATGTTCACAACTTCTAGCAAATTGTTATAGAAACTCATTAAAATTGGCTGAAAGTTTAGATGTAAAAACTATTTCTTTTCCAAATATCAGTACAGGAGTTTACAGATTTCCAAAAGAATTAGCGGCGAAAATTGCTGTTGAGATAGTGAAGAATTTCAAATCAGATATTGTAGAGAAAGTTATTTTCGTCTGTTTTGATGGTGAAAATGAAGAGATTTATAAAAAATTATTGGAATGA